DNA sequence from the Suricata suricatta isolate VVHF042 chromosome 5, meerkat_22Aug2017_6uvM2_HiC, whole genome shotgun sequence genome:
AtgtgaatgggggtggggatggggatggggcagagtATTGTTCTGTCCTCCAGTAAATGTATTGAATGTGTGTAAGGGCTGAATCCCTGGTATAGTGTTGGGAATCATTGTAATGGTGTTGGGTGTCATTAAGGGAACATCATCAGGTGACCTCCTCATAGCTAGTGTGTAATCTGGGGGGCAGGCGGTCCGAAGAACCACCTCATGTGGATGGATGGACTCACATTCATGATCCAAATCAGTGTGCTTCATTTGGAGGGACATGATCTCCTCTTCTTGTGCGTGGGTCAGATCGTTGGTCGTAGTGCGCTGAGGGCTGCATCTCCTGTGAACATCATGTCTCCTCTTATCTTTTTTGTAGTACAGGGCTGCAAAGGCAAGGATGTTCAGAAACAGCAGTGATGCTCCAACTGCAATAGTGACGCTCAGCTCTGTGGAGTAGTCCCTTTGATCCACTGAAAATGGACTTGGTTGTTGTTTGGGATCATCCTGCTTGGCAGTGGGAAATGCTGATGTGACAGGTACAGAATTCTTTCTTGTAGGTCTGAAGGTGATGTCCGTTGATGGCACTTTAGTTGTTGTCGAGGTATACTGAGAAATGTCATTAAGATTATGCAGATGAGGTACCAGCTCCAACCAGAGGTTCACCTTATTGGCTCTATAATGCTCTTTAACTCTTGGTTTTAATCCAATATGGAGATAAAGTTGATCTTTCTGGGAATATCTGGTCCATGCTACTTCTTCAAAGCGGTTGGGTTTGGTATGGATGAATTTTGTGTCTTGAGGGACTGGTTGATTTGGGtcactagggggaaaaaaaagtgctcatgagaagtgtttttttttttttccttattcaaaATAGTACTAGTTTAACATCTAATTGAAGAGGTATCTTAACAAGTTAGCAAGACCTTCCTTAGATTGCGTTTTAATAACAACGTGGGTCAATTTAGAAATATAGATCTATCATACGTAGGTTAAATGGATGATAATGTAATGAGAATAAGCCTCACAATCTTGTTCTCTCTGGCCATTTAGAGATGAGCTACTATCTACCCAAAGGTTATAAAATTCACACACATATGCATTGTCTCCTCGGCAAACTAGCAAGGACAGCATGGAATAGTGGGAAAAACCCACATTTTGGAATTGGCAGATGAGGTTGTAAGTCTTAGTACTGCTATGTATACCATAGATAGATGAGTATCTATAGGAGACTAGGCTCTCATCACCTCAGTCTTTTATTTGCACAATGGATTAACAATACCTGACCTGCCaacctaaaaaaagaagatggaaggATCAAAGGGCAAACAATAGTGTAAACTGGAAAgcactataaaataatatttgtcactaaataacaaaaataagtcctgtgtcattaaaaaatgaattcatttattgagTAATGCAACAGAGGTAtaactctttctttatttttccccagagGCATGGCCTTCTTAATAAACTTGTAAAATGTAAGAACCAATAAAGCAATGATttctgaaacagaacaaaatagaagTTTGAATAAAGAAACTTAATATATTATTGGCATTAACCCATTGGAACGCAAagtgtgtattatttttaaatgcttacaaggatatttttatttaattatagacAACTTTATTACTTAGGTACATACCCAGTTTTAGCAAAATTTGTCCAGTATGTCATTACAACTGCACTCAGCATCACATCATTTTTGGAGAAATTGCAAGGAAATAACTCTGTAGGTCCAATCATGGGGATTCCTAGTACGTAGGGAACTTCATCTCCATGAGCTGCATCAGCCCAAGCTGGAACCTGATCTGTTTGGCAATGATGGTAAAAGGCATAGAAATATGTAGGTGAACCAAAATTTGAGTGAAGATCTGCTGTAGCTACAGCTGGTGCCACCCACTGATGGTCTGTAAACAAGGCCAATAATGTCTTCCTTCTGGTTTCAGGGTTATGACGGTCAGCCCAGTCAGTATACATGAATTTAATGGTTTCTCTCAAAACATCTTTGCCTTCAGGATATCCATATAAATTATCAACAAAATTGGAAACAGCAAAGTCAAAATCACTAGCTGATATGCCATCATCACTATCTActatattttcaacaaattttaaCCCTTCCCCTTGGTTAACTCCTAACATTATATCATAGTTGAGAAACTCTCCTTGCTCCATCAATATTTGAGGGTCATCTGGTATTACATCACCATCAATCACAGGTCCAAAGGCTATGTGGTATCGTGCTGGTTGAATATCTTGGTCAACAAGTTCTTTGTAAGGCTTCTTCTGTAGGCATTCCACTAACTCTACTGTATCTGAAACATTGCAACCAACTTTTGTGGCCAACATTCTAGCATATTTTGCAGGTTGGAAACTAACAGCCCAGCTGGAAAGGGCTGTTCCACTTTGAGCTATTGCTCGCTGAAACAGTCCTATAGGAAAAACAACAGAGTTTGAGATGACTTTTGAATAATGTGTGGTAAAACAATAATATCTGATATTTTAGGTGTGTATATAAAAACCCATATACAACTCAAAAAACAGGAAGATAGAGACATTTTTGCTTAAGAGAGGGTACATAAAGACATCCCCAAGGTATAAGGAATCAAAGAGGTAGACTAAGTTTGAGTGGCAATTGCTTTAGGGATCAAGAAGTCTAAATGGTTTAGTGTCTCAAAGAGGCAATAAGCAAGGAGAGATGGAAAACATGTAAATATTAGTGGTAAAAattcccaagtattttttttttttgcccaacaTGTAAACACCCAGTTACTATGAAAGCCAACCAGGACGGCTTTCTCCCCCTTAAGTCTTCATTAGACTTtgtattgttgttattgttgttgttgttgtttttgagaaaagTTCTTCCAATTTGGCTGCATGtatcttctttcaaaattgctctgtatgtttgttttaatcagatttattaaataaagaattgCTGGGAGTTCACACAACTACGGGGGCTGGGGATTTGCTAATACCCTGGGGATGGCCTAGAAGGCACACAGAACAGACTATCACTTTAGACATACTCTTTCCAGCTCTTCATGTCAGACATAATATGCTGAATATTCATCTTTCAGAAGAAGACATAACATTTGAAGTgttttcactaaagaaaaaacCATCAGCAGAAggattcagtgtgtgtgtgtgtgtgtgtgtgtgtgtgtgtgtgtgtgtgtgtctgggggagGTGATTTAACTTTTTCCACTGTTGAATGCACACTgctatattttatcataaaagatgaaaaagtcaTGGTCTGCTGCTTTTCACTTAATTGCATTTAAGAATTATAAATCATGGTCCCATATGCAATTTGATAAGAGCTGGATCCCATTCAAATTTACAAGTGTGCTTTATCTACTCATTaaggtattttcaaataaaatttttgtttttaaaacataatttatctattttcttttaaaattacatttattatcaATTTCCAAAAATAGCTTCATAGTTCAGTTATTTAAACACATGTTCAATTATTCATATGTGTTAATGAGAAAAGAATTCTTTTCACAAATGTGCCAAAGCAGTATTTGAATTAGAAgcaaaattttagatttttctccaaACAAGTATGTGTATTCAAAATGTCTATAATGTGTTCTtagataattctaaaattattcaaaaagtcAAACAGTACCAATTTAAATTTGTTCTGGTTTCTGACATCGTTATGAACATATTTTTAGTTTGCCAGAACAAAGTATGCCagagaaaatgatataaatacagataatttttaaaacttacatagGCTCTGTGTTTGTTAACATttgttcagaaaaatattttactaattaaaaaCTTAACAACTAAAATAGAGCTGGTGATTATTTCATGTTTCAGGGGCTCAATGAAATTcactaaatatacaaaaaaagattTGGGAGAAATACCATCTAGATAGTATTGGAAAAACCAAATATGTTATCATTAATGAAAATGCTTATTATAAGCTGTGGTTGACTCTTGATAGATACAAGTCTGAGCATTGCTGTAGCCTTGGGGAGTTTACAGACTTTAAATCAATGTCTGCACTGGAGACAGAATTAGCTTGATGATTTTAAGATATTTCCTGAGCATCTTTTGGTAAAAATTATGCAGCTTTTTTGTAGAGATAGGCTTAGGACTAAATCAAATACAAGTTCATTCTCTGGCCCTGCATACACAGTCTTCCTTGAAGagtgtgatggaatattatattTTCAACTATTGACATAGCCATTGACCACTGTTTACCAaatcatcaattgatgaatagcAATGCTGGCCAATGATCTAATTGGTTCATCTCTTTGTCAAATGTTACTTTTATATTAGGTGACTAGCTTCGGTGCTCATTTTTGCtgtacatttagaaaaaaacttttagaataaataggaagaaataacatTTGCGATCAAATGACCCTAAGGAGTCTGAACAGATTGTCTAATCTTAACCTACATAAATATTGGCATTATTATAGTCCTGAGCTAGAATAACCTAATCtactcaatgaaataaaaataacaacaaagttGGTTATTTCAATATAAGCCACTTCATTATAGACCAAAATCCCTATACACTTGGAAATGTTCTCATATGTGTCATTTCATCATCTCAAATCAGAACTCTACTACCATAAAGATGTTACATAAATTGTATATATGAATTAAGTCTCTGAAAATATATGGTTCTCCAAATACATATACTCATTTAATAATAGGCTGTTCTTTTGAAATTGTACATCAATATATCTttgatactgaaaacaaatattttatgtctgATGCTCTATATCATAAAACTCAGTCTTACAATTCAAGATGCTTCATGAATTACACTTGACAGTATATACTtccttaatatatataaaatgacaagaaaaaaagcagaaaacacaaaatggTCTGTGTTGATGTGtattctctgtcttcctatctATTATGTATAATGGAGAAAAAGTATTTGCTTTTGCAGCCTTTTCcaacaatacatttctgttcctGTGGATATTTCAAGTTAATGCAATTAGAGTGAGTGAGTTAAACTCATGGTAAAATGGAAATTCACAAAAAAACAACATGATGAGCCTTGGGCAGGCACTTTGGAAAAAGGGTGTCAAGGCCAGAAAATGGAGACAAGAAAAATGCTTCATGGGTGCAGCCTCGGTGCTCCAAGCTGAGCCAAGATTtacagggaaaaaatataaacacttttgaaattgaaaatagaaaaagtacaGATTCGAACCTaatattccttttaaagaaaagctcTACTAGTGACCTTGATGCTTTGACAATTTTGGATCATATGCATGCAAAATAATCAAACATCCATTCTCTACTCAGACAACAAGTGAAAATCTTGTTTCTAGTCAAACCGGCTTATGAGGGCTTCCCTATCTTCCTACTGGTGAAGGGGTTTAAATGCCTATTGTCTTGAAAATAGATAATATACAATCCTTCATGAAAAAAAACTCtttgattttttattactgaatatacAGAGATGACAGGACTGTGAGCATCTTTGATTTTCCCAAAATTCACCTTTTAGAGGACAGAAAAGTAACTGTAATGCTAACTATTCTGAAGTACACTTGAAAGGGCATCCTTACCAAGCTCCacaggagacaaagaaaagagtttgacaaaaatttaaacatgcatAGAAAAGCtgaggaaacaaaattttaaacagttattGAGCTCAACCTAACACTCAGTTTCAACAGAGAAATATGTACAGAGCATCACATACTACTGATGGTGGTAGCATGCAGACACCAAAATTGTCAAAATTTGCAACCTGCATAATACCTTTGGTTGAATTGCTCCAACGGTTACCTTCAGAATAATGGGATAAAGTCAGCAGATTGACACATGAACCCCCGGCGCCAGATCCAAAAACAGTGATTCTTAAGGGGTCACCACCAAAGAATCCAATGTTCTCACTTGTCCATCTTAAAGCCTGTATGAGGTCAAGGAGTCCATAGTTTCCTTTTGCAGCCTGATCCCCTGTGCTTAAGAAACCTGGAAGATAGAGATAAAAACATACCTTAGAACACCTTTTTGAGTTGACATGAATCAAATAGACATTcaatttaaatacaattaaatctTGTATTCATCAAGGTGAATACAGTACAAATTCTTTAGTAAAAAATTGCTTCCCACCAGAATAGAAGAATATACTTCAGGAAGAATAGTAGACACTGAAATCGGAAAAATGACATTTATCTTCCCCAAGTTACCTAGGTAATAGGTAACAAGGGGCAGATAAAGAGAATGAAACATTCTGAAAAACCTCAAGGGAGACATTCTATAGGCCACGTTACTTGGTGGAGATATTTGAGACAGTATCATGGGGCATATGAGAATGTGCTTTTGCATAAAACACTGTGTCAGTTCTCAAGTTGCTTATGGTCTAACATGGTTGGAATTTAAGGTATGTGTAGCACAGTGGCAGGATGTGAGGGTGAAGAACAGGGgtatttttctaagaattgtGCATAAAGTGATATGCAACTATTTGCATATAGATGCATATGTGCATTTTTATCAATGATGGTCCATGCTTCAAAAAGAATCACTGTTTTAGGGAGTCTGAGtgatttagtcagttaagtgtctgactcttgattttgattcagttcatgatctcagcgtggtgagattgagccccgtgctgggctctatgctgaacatagagcctacttaagattctttctttccatctctctctgctcctcccctactcacgctcacactcatgcgctctctctcaaaataaactaatatataatcgtttaaaaaaagaaagaatcaatgtGTTAGAGGTAATTTGGGAACACATTTGCAATACCTTAAATGTTAAACTGAGCATATTTGCTCATTTAGAATAAACACAGAATAATTGGACATTTTTAAACAGTTCAGACTATCGAATGTTTATAGCTCTGCTTAACAATAAATTTGATAATCAAAAGGAATATATAGTGCATAATTCAAAGAAAGGAGGTAGAAGAAAGTTTATAGGGAACTGAACTGACAGGCTGGCAAAGGCAATTGAAAAAAGGGGATAGAAAAATATTGTGGCTGTAACAGCTGGCTGAGTGACTTTATATAGGAAAGTTTTAGAGAGGAGTCAAAGATACTACTTTAATGATACTTTAAACATATTCATTTCACTGACTTAACAGCTTTtacattatgtttattataaCTTGTAAAACAAGTATCTAATATATTTCCACATTTGctataaatgaaaaagtataaagtaattcataaatgattctattttatagattattCACATATTGtgtagaaaatatttagagatataTTACACATAAACTGATTATATTTAGGGATATAATTTCCAATCTCACCAAGTGTatgaactaatttttaaaattagatatattCTCTTATTGCAGACCCACTAGAGAAACTCaacataaaacagtaaaaattactTTGTTCAATGTGAAATatacctttattttataactaagcTAGGAAGTGAGTTATATTTGTGAAAACCAAACTGTGATAACAGTACCTATCAGTTAATTAAATCAATCTATACCCAAAATGAATATAGGAACAGAAAATTCCTAGGATCATTGCAGGAAGCAATAAAGGAGGacaaatgtttttgaataattttgcaAAAAAATATGAGGTAGTAAGATGATTAGTCATTCTTCTacaatatcaaaaattttaagaaacaaaaatacaatctcTAGTCCattatgcatgcatgtgtgtgcacgtgtgtgtctgtgtgtttgtgtgtgtgtgtgagaccccTAAACCAATCATCCTTGATACAGaggttaactttaaaaaaaataggattcaAATAAATGCATCTTTCTGGACATactcattactttttttaaaattaaatgtacataACAATTTAAGGAAATCTTCATATCTTCTTACATAAAAACACTTTAGAATACTCAAAGGTTATATAGATGAGAgtgtattaaaatacaaaacaaaaacatgacaaATAACTCCTTTAACTTTATTTGCTATTAAGCAAATGTTGGTATAAGACAGAACCATTAGTTTAAGTTCCTGAAAGGGTctattaccctttttttttttttttttgttctatggAAATGGACTGATAGCATGAACTCTGAACACAACTTTATGAAAGGATTACTGTGCATTAGATACAAGTGACTCTCGAAGGATAAAggaggtgtatgtgtgtgtaagagagagaataaatgagtgagagaatgagagcacacTCTAGGTACTTTATTacctataattttatattcagataGAAATTTGATTTCTGAATATAGCTTATGCCACTCAGCACAAACcccagaatttgtttttaattcctcttgAAGTAATATTGAATAATTACAGTATTATCCAAACAAATCTCTATTCATACAAAACTGACTTcctaataaa
Encoded proteins:
- the NLGN1 gene encoding neuroligin-1 — translated: MVYIHGGSYMEGTGNLYDGSVLASYGNVIVITVNYRLGVLGFLSTGDQAAKGNYGLLDLIQALRWTSENIGFFGGDPLRITVFGSGAGGSCVNLLTLSHYSEGNRWSNSTKGLFQRAIAQSGTALSSWAVSFQPAKYARMLATKVGCNVSDTVELVECLQKKPYKELVDQDIQPARYHIAFGPVIDGDVIPDDPQILMEQGEFLNYDIMLGVNQGEGLKFVENIVDSDDGISASDFDFAVSNFVDNLYGYPEGKDVLRETIKFMYTDWADRHNPETRRKTLLALFTDHQWVAPAVATADLHSNFGSPTYFYAFYHHCQTDQVPAWADAAHGDEVPYVLGIPMIGPTELFPCNFSKNDVMLSAVVMTYWTNFAKTGDPNQPVPQDTKFIHTKPNRFEEVAWTRYSQKDQLYLHIGLKPRVKEHYRANKVNLWLELVPHLHNLNDISQYTSTTTKVPSTDITFRPTRKNSVPVTSAFPTAKQDDPKQQPSPFSVDQRDYSTELSVTIAVGASLLFLNILAFAALYYKKDKRRHDVHRRCSPQRTTTNDLTHAQEEEIMSLQMKHTDLDHECESIHPHEVVLRTACPPDYTLAMRRSPDDVPLMTPNTITMIPNTIPGIQPLHTFNTFTGGQNNTLPHPHPHPHSHSTTRV